Part of the Streptomyces sp. NBC_01471 genome is shown below.
GCCGCCCCCTTGTTGAGCGCCGTGATCGCCGCGCCGGAGAGCGATCCGAAGCTCATCGCCGAGATGTTCACCACGCTCGCCGGCCGGAACGCCTTGGCGCGCCCGCGCGGGCCGCCCAGCACCTTGGCCGATGGCAGGGGGGCCTGCGGGTCGTGCGCGTCGGGCAGCGTGTCGGCGAACGTGCGCTGCTTCAGGTAGGCGTGGCCCTGCATGTGCTCGACGTCATTGTCGGTGCCGAACCCGAAGTAGTTGTTCTCCGCCTTCGCCGACGCGTAGATCCAGGTGCGCTGGTCACGGCTGAACGGACGCTCCTCGTCGTTGGAGGTCACGATGTACTGCCGCAGCTCCGGCCCGATCGTCTCCAGCAGGTACCGGGCGTGTCCGATCACCGGGAAGTTCCGGAGCAGTGCGTGCTTCTTCTGGACGAGGTCGCGGGCCACCAGCAGCGCCAATGCTGTTCCGGTGGCCGCGGCGATGCTCCGGGCGCGCATGAACGTTCCTCTCCTCGACGCTCGACTCCATCGCCGTGCGGTGGACGTCGTCGCGTCGTCGTGTCGTGTCGGGCGTTGGGCGGCGGGCACGACCAAGCGGGCGTCGGCGTCCGTCGGAGAACGCGAATTTAATAGTAGAAGCCCGTGCGAACAGCCATGTGATCAGGGTCGTCGGGTGGGTCGGTCGCCCCCGCGAGGAAGGCGGCGCGCAGCGGCACACCGGTGCGGGACTTGACCGCGTGGTAGCCGCGTCCGTCCCGGACGGTCCGGGCGAGCAGAGCGGATTCGTCGAAGACATCGAAGTCGGTGAGTTCCGCCCGCCCGGACCAGGCAGCGCTCACCCCGGCGTGCTCGGCCACCCGCCGGGAGGTTCAGCGTGACGGCCGGCCCGTGGCCGAGCGGACGCTCCAGCTCCCGACCGAGCGACTCGCCAGGAGCCGCGTCCAGCAGCAGGACTCGGGCCCGCTCCATACGGTTCCCCTTCCTGCACGGACCCTCCTGCGGTCCAGGGGCACCGGTAGGTGCGAGGTCGCGAGGTACGGCACAGACCATGGCGGTTCGCTGCCGTGCCACGCGCCGGACCGCCTTGGCTCAGCCCAGCCCGTCCATCAGGGCGGTGACATAGGCATCCAGCCGCTCCTCCACAGCTCGCGTCGTCAGTTCCGTCCTCCCTGCCTCCCGCCATGGCTGCGCCACCAACCGCACTTCTTCCGAGGACGCCAGCCCGTCCCGTACCCGCCAGTACAGCCGCTCGCTCGCGGTCGCGGCCAGCACCCCGCCGGCCGCCTCGTACGCCTCAGCGAACCGCAGACCCCACGCCGGGCCGTGCAGCAGCGCGAGAATGGCGGAGCAGTGCGCCACATCGAGATCCGTCGGGCCCCAGGAGGCCGCCGCCCAGTCGACCACGCCGGTGATCCGGGCGCCTGCCGGCTCTTGGGGCGGCATGTCGAACAGCACGTTGCCGGGTTGGAAGTCCCGGTGCAGGAACCGCCCTTCATAGGGCGGCGCCGGCTTGCGGATCACATCGATCGCCGCGGCCCAGGCCGCCGCGTCGGCGCCCTTCGGAATCACGACGGTGTCGGCGGTCGTCCACGCCACGTACTCCCGGGGCCGCTCGACGGGTCGCAACGCGTGGATCGCCACGAGTTGACGGGCGAGCAGGGGGACGCGCGTCTCCAGTCCCTCATCGTCGAGGACCGTCCGGCCCGCCAGATGTGTCATGAGGAGCGACGGATACTCGCAATGCGCGGCGGTCGGATCAACCGCGATCAGTCCGGGAGCCGGCACGCCGGTCCCGGTGAGCAGGGGCAGGGCGCCGGCCTCCCTGGTCAGCCAGTCCTCGGCGTGCTCCACGTCGACGAAGGTCCGCAGCACCAGGTCACGGGTGCCTCCGTCCCCCGTGCCGACGGTCAGCCTCCGCACTTCGGCAGTGATACCGCCGTGCAGCGCCTCGGTCCTGACGACCCGTTCGCCGGCCTCCAGGTACCGGCTCACCCAGGCCAGTGTCAACGGTCGCACAGCCGCCGCCTCTTCGTGGTTGGTCACCGTGCCACCCCACCATCCGGACCACAGCACGCGCAAAATGCTTTTCACTGGAGGCGAGGGCCACCCTGCTCCCTTCCCTGTGCCCCTCAACGGCGGCCCGTACGGCACCGGCGGCAGCCGACTCCTCTGCCACGGGGGTAATGCGGGCGCTGAGCAGCCGGGGGGGGCTTCGCTGCGGTCAGGCAGGCGGGCGCCGCGAGGCACCACCGCCGCTTCCGTTCAAGGGGATCAGGGATTCCAGATGCGCGCCTTTGACCCAGGAGCCCAGCAGGTCACGGTGCACGGCCACCACATCCTGACGCAGGGCCAGACCGAGTGCGGCCGACGTGAACGTGCGGCCGGTCGTGACGAACAGGGCGACGTCCGCGCCGTGTTCCGGGCGGGCAGTACCGACGAACCTCTGCATGTCCTGCGAACCCACCCCCCGGGCAGGGGCGTACTTCTTGCACTGGACGACGAGCTTGCGGCCGTCTGCGAGGTAGCCGACGACGTCCGCGCCCAGGTCGCCGCTCCTGCCGCTGACGACCACCTTCGTACAGCCGTCCCGCCGGCACAGGTCGGCGACGTACGTCTCGAAGTCCTGCCACGACAGGGCGTCGACATCGGCCATCGACAACTCCCTTGCCCGGGCCTCCTCCTGTGCCCGCCACTTCCGGTCCCGGCCTACCGCCAGACGGTGCGTGCGCAGCAGCATCCAGCCGGCCCCACCCACCACGACCGCGGCCGGCACGGCCACCAGGACCGGCCACACCAGCGTCCAGTGTCCGGCCGTCCACACCACGGCCACCGCCGCAGCCACCGCACCCCAGCCCTGCAATTGCCTGCGCGTCCGCTTCTTCAGTCTCCGACGCCGTCGTCGTGACGCCATCACTCCCCCGCTCCCGGACTGTGCACCGCGGTACCCCACCCCAAGCTCTCTTGTGTAGTCCGCGCCCGACATCGCTGTAGCCGAGTTGCGGATGAATGGCAGAAAGCGTTCCGTGGCCGGAACCAGCAGATGAGGCCCTGTTCTCGTACGGCTACGGCCGGGTGGCGTGTAGCTCTGAGCAACGACACGGGCTGCGGTCGCGCTGCTGAAGGGCGGCGCAGTGCCACTTAACGCATTGACTGTTAAGTTCTTAATGGTTACCGTCGGGGTATGGATCAGTCGGAACACCGTCCCGCCAGTCCCCTCGAAAGCCTCAGGGTCATCAATTGGGCCCAGGTGCGGGCAGGGCAGGAGTGGATCCGCACGCGAGGACTCAGCTTGCAGCAGGCGTTCGTCCTGAGCCATCTCGCCGCCCATCCCGGTGCCATCCAGCGCGACATCGCGCGAGCGTCCCGTACGACCGCGGCGAACGTCTCCGGCGTCCTGCGCGGGCTCGAAGCGCGAAACCTCGTTGAACGCCGATTCGAGGGCGGCGACGAACGCAGCAAGCGCGTCTTCGCGACCGACGCCGGGATCGCGCTCACAGCCGGGCGCGACGAGGCGATGGCCGCGGCGGACGAGTCCATCCTCGCGCCGCTGACCGAGTCGGAGCGGACCACCCTCCACATGCTGCTCGCCAAGATCACCGCCGGCCTGCCGAACCCGGGTGACTCGTAACGCGCCCGACCCAGCCCGTCGGACCGCATTCCTCATTCCCGCCGTGGCGGCATCCGCCGCCGCGCCCGCGAACCTGCCCGGACGCACGCGTCCAGCGCCGAAGGAGCAATCATCATGACGCAGGAACATCCGCTGCTGACAATGATCCGCGAGGTCTGCGCCCTCGGGCGCGCCGAGTTCGAGCGGCCGTCCACCACCGAGGGCGTCCCCGACGCCGGGCGTGCGCTTGCCCAGGGGTTGAAGGCGATCGATCCGGGCGGCGCGCCCACTGACATCTCGCTGTCCCTCGCGCTTCTGGCGCCCCGCGCTCCGTACTTCGACCAACTCGTGCTGGACGCCATCGCGGCGGGGGTCCCCCAGGTAGTCAATCTCGGCGCCGGCCACGACGACCGCGCCCTGCGGTTCCGGCACTCCGGCGTGACGTTCTTCGACCTCGATCTGCCCGACGTCGTCGCGGACAAGGCCCGCCGCCTCCGGATGATGGGCACCGACACCACGCACCTCGCCCTGACCGCCGTGGACTTCCACACCGACGATGTCGCCGAGGTCCTGGCGCGCGCCGGGCACGACGCCCACCGACCGGCTCTCTTCCTCGCCGAACACCTCGCTCTGTTCCTCGAACCCGGCGACGTCGCATCACTCCTGGCGCGGCTCTCCGGCCGCGCGGCAGCAGGGAGCACCCTGGCCATCACCGCCGAAGTGCATCCTGCCGGCCTCGACTCCGGCCTCGTCGTCTCCACCGTGGACGACGTCATGTTCGGCGGCGCCGGACCGCTGCACACGATCCAGTCCCGCGACGCCTGGCTGACACTCTTCGAGAGGACCGGCTGGCGGGTCGTCGACGCGGACGAGGTGACGGCGGTCAACCACTTCGAAGTGACCGTGGCCGACCGCCCCACCCAGATCCAGACGCAATTCCTCACCGCGACGGCGTGAAGCATCGGCCGACCCACCCGCGCGAGCCACAGCTTCGTGTCACTTCCCCGGCGGTCTGTCCTGATCGGAGCAGACCGCCGGGGTGGTGACCTGGGCTGTCGCGCTCCGTCCGAGTCAGCGGCCAGCCGCCAGCAGCCGGCCGGTCTCCCACCTGTGCGGTTGCCAGGTGGTCCTGGTCCGGGGACGAGCGCGGTGTCGGGTCGGTGGTGCGGGCCTGCGTCGATGCCGTCGGCGAGGGCCCGGACGCGGGCTGCCGGATCAGCGCAGTCCGGCGAAGAGGTCGTTCTCGGGCACGGCCGCGCCGGTGGTGTCCTTGACCCGTACGAAGGTCTCCATGCCCATCAACTCGCCGAACCTCTCCTTGCCCATCTTGAGGAAGAAGATGTTCTCGCCCTGACTGGCATGCGCGGCCAGCGCATCGAACTTCTGGCCGCTGAACGCGGTGGTGTCCACCCACGTGGTGATCTCGTCGTCGGGGAGACCGATCTCGGCCATGGCGGCGGCCTCGGCAGGATCCGGCTCCGGCATGTCCTCCTGAAACTCGTGCATGGTCTCCCCGAACCGCTGCATCATCGAGCGGGGCATCGTCGTCCAGTACACCTTCGGTGTCAGCGCGGTCATCTCCAGCGCCGCCATCGTGATGCGGTGGGCCTGGATGTGATCGGGGTGGCCGTAGAAGCCGTTCTCGTCGTAGGTGACGACCACATCGGGCCGGTAGTGCCGCATGAGTTCCGCGAGTCGGGCGGCGCCCTCCTCCACGGGGGTCTGCCAGAAGGATCCGGGGGCGTCGTTGCTCGGCCAGCCCGTCATCCCGGAGTCGGCATAGTCCAGCATCTCCAGATCGCTGATCTTCAGGACGTCACAGCTCGCCTCGAGTTCTTGCCGGCGCATCAGGGCGACGGCCGCCGGATCGTGTCCGGGACCGCCCGGCTTGACACCCCCCGGTCCGTCACCGCAACCGCCGTCGGTACAGGTCACGAGAACCGTGCGGATGCCCTCCGCCGCGTACCGCGCGAGCACCCCTCCCGTTCCGGTGGCCTCGTCGTCGGGGTGGGCGTGCACTGCCATGAGCGTCAAGGGCCGGTCAGTCATGAAAAACAGTCCTCCATAAGAAATACGTCTTGGTCCGAGTCCGCGGCGGGCGTACCGCGGTCCTGGGGCCCGGGTTCTGGTGGGGCGGACGGCCTTGTGGTCTCCGTGATTCCCGCCCGTGCGGCGCCGGTCCCCCGGTCGATGCAACCGTGCCGACCGGACCTGCTGTTCCCGGCGGGCGGAGTCAGGCCGTGGGAGCCGTCCGGCACATCCCCCGGCCGACCTCGGATCGCTATTGTCCAGCCCTCGTGGCAGACAGCCGATCCGGGGTCCGTGCCTTCGCCGGTACCCGAGACGTCGCAGCCCAACCGGTACGACACCGGCTGGACCGATACGGCTGGACCGAGGACGGCTCGGCCTGGGAGGACAAGGTCCGCACCGGCGCCCCCCTCCTCCTCACAGCCGAGCGGCTGCACACGGCAGAGTGGGAGGGTGACTGAGCTGTGGGCGCATACCCTGACCTGGGCAGAAGTGGATCCGTTGCGGCATCCGTTCGAACTTGACGAGGACGAGGCAGAGGCCTTGGCCGCGTGTGTGGCGCCCCTGCTGCCCGGGGCAGACGCCGATGAGGAGAACCGCCCGCATTCGCTTGATCCGGTCACCGAGTGCCTGATGGAGCGGTACGGCCGGTGGGCCTGCGGGTGGAACTGGTCGGTGGGTGAGGGGGACACCGATGGCGGGGTCGTCGGCGTGTGGTGCTGTGCTGCCGATTCCGTGACGACGGCGGACGAGACCTCCTCGCTGGTCGTCACGGCCCTGCTCGAATGGCGTGGCTGGCTGGAGGAACTCGCACAGCGCTTCGCCGCCCTCGCACCGCCGAGCCACTCTGCGGTCTCCTCGGTGGATCCCTGGCACTGGGAGCGGGCCTGCACGCGGCTGGTCACCGTGGTGGCCGACCGGACCCGGGCGGAGAGTGGCTGGTACGGGCACTGCATGCAGGTCCTCGCCTGGTTCCTCACCTGTAGCGGTGTCGACCAGGAGCGAGCGCGGGAGATCGTGGAGAGCGCGGTCGGTGGCCTCTTCGGCAGTTGGATCGCACCGGACGCCGCGGTGGTCGACTCGGCGAGTTCACGATTCGCCCACACTGTGAGAGGACAGGAATGACTTCCCCGTCGGGAGGTCGGAGGGATGCCCTTGCCGACTGGCTGCGCATCCGTACGGAGATCTCCTGGCCGCGCTGGAGCGGCGGCCGCCCCGCTGCGGGACCGCCGGTGCTCGACGGCGTCCGGGACTTCCTCCACGCGACACGCGGAGGCCGCGACCCCGAAGGGGCCGTGCGGGTTCTGACAGCCCTTGACCAGTCTCTCGCCGACGCGAACCAGGGCAGACAGCTGACGCTCGCCCTCATGGCGGGCTGGCAGCGAACCGTACTGCGTCGCGACCCCGTCGGCTTCCGCACGATGCCCGCCTTCGCGAAGGGAGGACGAGAGCGCTACGGCCTTGAGCCCGACACACCCGGGCGGTTCGAAGAGTGCTTGTCCGAGAGCGCTCAGTCCGACCTCCCCCTGCCTTCACGCGCTGCCCGGACGTACCTCGACGTCCTGTTCTTCCATCCGTTCGAAGACGGCAACGCCCGCGCAGCCATGCTGGCACTGGCCTTCGTCCTGGCCCGTGACGGTGTCTCCCTCGACCAGGCGCACTCGCTGCAGACCACCCGCTGGGCCGACGACGCCGATGGCGCGGCCGATCTGGCGCTGCTCCTCGGAATCCTGCTCACTGCGGCCCGGCGCCGCTCGTCCCCGGGCCAACCACAAGAGCAACGATCAGGTATGGCTAAGGGCCGCCCCGGGACGACCTCTTTCGCGCTGGTCGCCCAGAGGACAGTTCCAGCTCAATCCCCATGCCTCCTCCTTCGGCCTCGGACACCGGAGCTTCGCAGAGATCATTCGTCAGACAGGGCCCAGGACGCCCCGGTCGAGGACTGCCGACTGCCCGTTCTGGCGCTTGGCGTCGCCGAGGGACGTCTGATCCCGGCCGTCGCGGGTGACGTGGCGGATGACGTCGTGGTCGCAGAGCACTCAGGTGGCTGGGGAGCCGGCCGGGCAGAGGAGGTCGAGGGTGGTGTCGGCCCCGCGGCGCGGGCCGTCCGCGTTCCACGGGCAGCGTTCCATGGGCAGCCGACCGTGCTCTGCTCCTAGGATCGTCGGTCATGGTCGATTTCTATCCCCCGACAAGTCCCTTTGATTCAGGGTTCCTCGACACCGGAGACGGCAACCGCGTCTACTACGAGCAGCTCGGCAACCCCGAAGGCAAGCCCGCCCTGATGGTCCACGGCGGCCCGGGCGGCGGCGCCATGCGGCGGCCGACCAGGTCCTGGGACCCCGAGGCCTACCGGATCATCCGCTACGACCAGCGCAACTGCGGCCGCAGCACCCCGCACGCGAGCGTCCCGGCCGCCGACATGAGCCTCAACACAACGCGGCACCTGATCGGCGACATCGAGCGGCTGCGCGAACACCTCGGCATAGAGAAGTGGCTGCTCAACGGCGCCTCCTGGGGCCCGACGCTCGTCCTGGCCTACGCGGAGCAGTATCCCGAGCGGGTCAGCGAGATCGTCATCCAGGCGGTGATGACGACCCGCCGCTCCGAGATCGACTGGCTCTACCGGGGCGCCGGGCGGTTCCGCCCCGAGGCGTGGGACCGGTTCCGCGACGGCGTTCCCAAGGACGAGCGGGACGGCGACCTGCTCGTGGCCTACGCACGGCTGATGGAGAACCCCGACCGTGCGATCCGCGAGAAGGCCGCCGCCGACTGGCTCGCCTGGGAGGACGCGGTCATCACCGGCGAGCCCAACGGCGTGCCCGGCATGTACAGCGACCGCGAGGTCGACGCGCAGATCGCGTTCGTACGGATCTGCGCCCACATCTTCAGCAACGGCGCATGGCTGGAGGAGGACCAGCTGATCCGGAACGCGCACAAACTGGCCGGGATCCCCGGGGTGATCGTGCAGGGCCGGCACGACATGGGCTGCCCGGTCCAGACGGCGTGGGAGCTGGCGAAGGCATGGCCGGGCGCGCGGCTGCACATCATTGAGGACGCCGGGCACGCCGGCAGTGACGCGGCGGGCGAGGTGGTCCGGGACGCCATCGAGGAGTTCAAGAACCGCTGAACACCTCAACGTACCGGGGCCGGGGCGGGGGCCGGGACAGGGCCGGGGGCCGGGCGGAAGGATCGTCCTTCCTGTGGATCGAGATCCTTCAGAGGTCCTTGGTCGACCGCCCCGCGTCGCGCTGTTTGGTCATCTCGCCCCGCCACACCGGCCTCCGGGGCCACGGACGCGCAGGCCCAGCCCCGCCTTCCGGGCAGCACGGACACCCGGCTCGCCCGCGTACTGCCTGACCGATGCCTCCACCAGGGCCCTCAGCACGGCAGGGGTCAGGTTCGAAGCGATCGCGCCCGCCACACTCATCACCGAGAACGGCCACAGGTGCATGAAGGCCACCCTGGACAGCGGTCAGATCAACACTGATCTGACGGGGCTCAGCGGGGCGGCCAGGGGCGGATTCGCTTTCCGGCGTGGGACGCACCGGGCCGAGTTCACCGCTCTGGAGATCCGTCTCAAGCTGGACCGGGCCGGCGTCGTCACCGCAGAGCACCTCGGTAAGAGGATCCACACGCTCCCCCAGTCCGCTCAGGGAGTCGAACTCTCCCTGACCAAGCTCAGCGCGCAGAACACTCCGGTGAACCTGGCCCCGCCGCCGCGGACGCCCTGGCAAAGGAGTTCACGCACACGCCACTGGCCGTCGGCCAGCAACTCTTCTCCGCCACCGTCAGCTTCGACGTCCTTCAGGGTGTCACCGGCCTTCACACGGCCAGGTAGAGGCGCCGGCCGGTTTCGGCGGCGAGAGGACCGCCGGGCGGGCGACCGCCGTCAGCCCGGTGTTGAGAACCGGCTTGCATCGGCCGGCGGTGCCCTGCGCTCGTGAGGTGTCAGCCGACGGTCGCATTCAGGATGACCGCTTGTGGGGCGTTGAGGTAGGCGGTCCAGTATGCGCTCCCGTACTGGCTCGCCCCTGTCTCCGACACGGTGGGCACAGCCCATGACGAGCGGGCGAAACCTGCGGCTGAGGCCGCCTTTTCGTAGGCACGGTGCGACCACCATCGGGCTGTGACACTCATCGGCAGCCCGCCGGGCAGCGTGGCGGCCAGCGTGACCGGTGCGCCTTCTCCTTCCTCGTGCTGGGTGAGTGAGAACCCGTAACCGGCGTAGTAGCGAACTCCGCGGCCGTAGTCCGGATTGAGGGTCATGGCCACGAGCCGGCCGCCGGGTTTGAGTGCTCGCCGAGCGGTGGTGAGGAAACCGGTCAGTTCCTGCTCGGTGACGGCGTAGCACAGGGCGTACACCGAGACCACCACGTCGCATGTGCCGTCGAGGAGCGGATCGCCCGCGGGGCCGGGGCGGGTTGCGTCCCGGCGGAGGTAGGTCACTCCTGCCTGCTGCGCGTGTTCGCGTTCGTGCCCGGTGGCGAGCATGCCCTCGGAAACGTCGATGCCGGTGACGTGCCTTGCGCCCCAGGTGGCAAGCCTTCGGGTGTAGATGCCCGAGCCGCACCCCATATCGAGCACGGTCAGCCCGGTCACATCGCCGACGGCCTGGCGTACGGAATGGCGCTCAACGTGTTCCCGAAAAGGGAGCTCCACCGCGGAACGCTCATAGGTGTCGCCCAGCGTGTCAAATTCGCTCATGCCAAGCATCTCCACCAAGGTTCGGGCAGGCGGCAACCGCGTGGAGCTTGACCTGATGAGAACATCCCTGGAGGAAATCGGGGTACGGACGATCGAGGCCGAACCACGCGAGGTCGAACCGGGCCCTCGCGCCGGTCGCACTGAGCGCGAACCAGGTCGCCTGCGTCTACGCAGTGGCCGAGCATCTGGTCTCCACGGTGGCCCCCGCAGCTTCGAGCACCTTCTTCGTTTCTCCCGCGTCAGCCGACGAGATACCTTCCTTCAGGGCCGCGGGGGCGGACTCCACCAGGTCCTTCGCCTCCTTGAGGCCCAAGCCGGTCACCCTGCGAACTGCCCTGATCGCCGCGACCTTGTTGTGGCCGGCCGCGATCAGGACCACATCACACTCGGACTCGGACTCGGACCCGGCGTGGGCTGCTCGCGGTGCCGAGAGCGCTGTGACCCCACCTTGCGCCGCCGCGCTGACAGGCGTCGACAGGGACAGCGTCACCGACACTGCCGACAGCACCACGGCCGCTGCCGGCATCCGTCTGCGCGCGTCGAGCAATCCAGCAGTCATGGGTGCTCCGTAAGTTGTTAGGCGGCCCGGGAGGGCCGGGTGTGGCTGATGGGTTCTTGCCTTCAGTGGCTTCGAAGGAGTGGCCGCCCGGCTCTCTTGGGCGCCCTGGCTGCTGATTGAGATGTGCGCTGCCGGCGTCGCAGAGGCCGTCCTCCGGGTGTCCGGTTCACCGGCAGGCGCCTGCCGGTGAGCCGGGCACCTGAGGGGCGGTCAGGTCCGGCGAGCTGGGGAGCCCGCGATGTCGCCGTCCAGCGCGGCCAGCAGCCAGTCGTGAGCCGCGCCCGGCGTGGGGTAGGCGGGGCCGGCCAGTTCGGCGACGAGCTGCCAGTAGTGGTCGATACGGGGGTCCGCCGCGAGCATGCCGACGAGCCGATGCCGGAAGGCGGCCGTGTCGCGCGCCCCGCGCGAGCGGGCGTACGCGGCGACGAAGCAGTCGAGCGCGTCGCCCGTGTCCGGCGGCCGCCCCGCCCGCAGGGCCGGGGCGGCCAGAGCGTACGCCTCCGCGAGCCCGTCGTAGAGCACTGCCGGACGGTAGCCCTCGTCGGGCCGGTGCACTGCGGGCTGGCCACGCTCGTTGCCGACGCAGGGCCGCGAGACGAAGGCATGCAGCCGGGCGAAGGCCAGCACCTGGGCAGGGTCCGGGTCCTCAGGAGGCTGCGGCACCGTCTGTTCGAGGAACGACGACACCAGCCGGGCGGGAAGCCGCGGCGGCAGCCAGCGCCGCCAGAACCGCGCCAGCGCTTCCGTGCTGGGCGGGGCGGTCACGGCCCCGACGAGCCGCAGCCGCTCGGCACGCTCCTCCGCGGTGCAGTCCCGCAGGACGCGCAGGGCCGCCTCGCGCCAGCGCAGGGCGGCGAGTTGCGAACCGAGCGCCCGCAACTGCCCCTCGATGACGTCCTCCAGGGCGTCCTCCTCGTCGAGGACCCGCCCCACGTCCGGCACCGGCAGGTCCAGGGTCCGCAAGGAGCGGATCAGATGCAGCCGGTCGCGCGCCTCGGGGCCGTACCGGCGATGTCCCCCGGAGCTGCGCGCGGTCTCGGGCAGCAGACCACGGTCCGAGTAGAAGCGGACGGTCTTGACGGAGACGCCGGCGTGCTCGGCGAGCTCTCCGATGCTCCACATGCCGTCCGGCGACAAGGCTTGAACCTCCCTCAGGGGGAGTTCTTACGGTACCGGCGAGCGCGGACGGCCGTACGGCGGCCCGCGCACCGAGAGAGCGTGAGGAGAGGTTCGTGGCGGCATTCATCCTGGTATCGGGCACGTACACCGGCGGCTGGGTCTGGCAGCAACTCGCTGACCGGATGCGGGAGTCGGGGGCCGAGGTCCATCCGGCGACGCTCACCGGCCTGGGCGACCGCCGCCACCTGGCAGGCCCCGGGACGGACCTGGAGACGCACATCCAGGACCTGGTCGAGCTGATCGACCACGTGGACACGCAGGACGTGGTGATCGTCGGCCACGACTACGGCATCCACCCCGTGCTCGGCGCGGCCGACCGGCGCCCGGACCGGATCGGCCGGATCGTCCACCTGGACACCGGCATCCCGCAGGACGGCGAGCCTGCCCTCAGTCTCGTCCCCGACCCGAAGCTCCGCGAACTGCTCCTCGGCGGGTCGGCCCCAGCCGGGGCGGACGCAGCCGGCGCCGACTGGCGGGTCCCCGTCCC
Proteins encoded:
- a CDS encoding restriction endonuclease encodes the protein MASRRRRRRLKKRTRRQLQGWGAVAAAVAVVWTAGHWTLVWPVLVAVPAAVVVGGAGWMLLRTHRLAVGRDRKWRAQEEARARELSMADVDALSWQDFETYVADLCRRDGCTKVVVSGRSGDLGADVVGYLADGRKLVVQCKKYAPARGVGSQDMQRFVGTARPEHGADVALFVTTGRTFTSAALGLALRQDVVAVHRDLLGSWVKGAHLESLIPLNGSGGGASRRPPA
- a CDS encoding MarR family transcriptional regulator, which gives rise to MDQSEHRPASPLESLRVINWAQVRAGQEWIRTRGLSLQQAFVLSHLAAHPGAIQRDIARASRTTAANVSGVLRGLEARNLVERRFEGGDERSKRVFATDAGIALTAGRDEAMAAADESILAPLTESERTTLHMLLAKITAGLPNPGDS
- a CDS encoding aminoglycoside phosphotransferase family protein, yielding MTNHEEAAAVRPLTLAWVSRYLEAGERVVRTEALHGGITAEVRRLTVGTGDGGTRDLVLRTFVDVEHAEDWLTREAGALPLLTGTGVPAPGLIAVDPTAAHCEYPSLLMTHLAGRTVLDDEGLETRVPLLARQLVAIHALRPVERPREYVAWTTADTVVIPKGADAAAWAAAIDVIRKPAPPYEGRFLHRDFQPGNVLFDMPPQEPAGARITGVVDWAAASWGPTDLDVAHCSAILALLHGPAWGLRFAEAYEAAGGVLAATASERLYWRVRDGLASSEEVRLVAQPWREAGRTELTTRAVEERLDAYVTALMDGLG
- a CDS encoding MerR family transcriptional regulator — protein: MWSIGELAEHAGVSVKTVRFYSDRGLLPETARSSGGHRRYGPEARDRLHLIRSLRTLDLPVPDVGRVLDEEDALEDVIEGQLRALGSQLAALRWREAALRVLRDCTAEERAERLRLVGAVTAPPSTEALARFWRRWLPPRLPARLVSSFLEQTVPQPPEDPDPAQVLAFARLHAFVSRPCVGNERGQPAVHRPDEGYRPAVLYDGLAEAYALAAPALRAGRPPDTGDALDCFVAAYARSRGARDTAAFRHRLVGMLAADPRIDHYWQLVAELAGPAYPTPGAAHDWLLAALDGDIAGSPARRT
- the pip gene encoding prolyl aminopeptidase translates to MVDFYPPTSPFDSGFLDTGDGNRVYYEQLGNPEGKPALMVHGGPGGGAMRRPTRSWDPEAYRIIRYDQRNCGRSTPHASVPAADMSLNTTRHLIGDIERLREHLGIEKWLLNGASWGPTLVLAYAEQYPERVSEIVIQAVMTTRRSEIDWLYRGAGRFRPEAWDRFRDGVPKDERDGDLLVAYARLMENPDRAIREKAAADWLAWEDAVITGEPNGVPGMYSDREVDAQIAFVRICAHIFSNGAWLEEDQLIRNAHKLAGIPGVIVQGRHDMGCPVQTAWELAKAWPGARLHIIEDAGHAGSDAAGEVVRDAIEEFKNR
- a CDS encoding SAM-dependent methyltransferase; protein product: MTQEHPLLTMIREVCALGRAEFERPSTTEGVPDAGRALAQGLKAIDPGGAPTDISLSLALLAPRAPYFDQLVLDAIAAGVPQVVNLGAGHDDRALRFRHSGVTFFDLDLPDVVADKARRLRMMGTDTTHLALTAVDFHTDDVAEVLARAGHDAHRPALFLAEHLALFLEPGDVASLLARLSGRAAAGSTLAITAEVHPAGLDSGLVVSTVDDVMFGGAGPLHTIQSRDAWLTLFERTGWRVVDADEVTAVNHFEVTVADRPTQIQTQFLTATA
- a CDS encoding PIG-L family deacetylase, translated to MTDRPLTLMAVHAHPDDEATGTGGVLARYAAEGIRTVLVTCTDGGCGDGPGGVKPGGPGHDPAAVALMRRQELEASCDVLKISDLEMLDYADSGMTGWPSNDAPGSFWQTPVEEGAARLAELMRHYRPDVVVTYDENGFYGHPDHIQAHRITMAALEMTALTPKVYWTTMPRSMMQRFGETMHEFQEDMPEPDPAEAAAMAEIGLPDDEITTWVDTTAFSGQKFDALAAHASQGENIFFLKMGKERFGELMGMETFVRVKDTTGAAVPENDLFAGLR
- the rplL gene encoding 50S ribosomal protein L7/L12, which translates into the protein MPAAAVVLSAVSVTLSLSTPVSAAAQGGVTALSAPRAAHAGSESESECDVVLIAAGHNKVAAIRAVRRVTGLGLKEAKDLVESAPAALKEGISSADAGETKKVLEAAGATVETRCSATA
- a CDS encoding Fic family protein — translated: MTSPSGGRRDALADWLRIRTEISWPRWSGGRPAAGPPVLDGVRDFLHATRGGRDPEGAVRVLTALDQSLADANQGRQLTLALMAGWQRTVLRRDPVGFRTMPAFAKGGRERYGLEPDTPGRFEECLSESAQSDLPLPSRAARTYLDVLFFHPFEDGNARAAMLALAFVLARDGVSLDQAHSLQTTRWADDADGAADLALLLGILLTAARRRSSPGQPQEQRSGMAKGRPGTTSFALVAQRTVPAQSPCLLLRPRTPELRRDHSSDRAQDAPVEDCRLPVLALGVAEGRLIPAVAGDVADDVVVAEHSGGWGAGRAEEVEGGVGPAARAVRVPRAAFHGQPTVLCS
- a CDS encoding class I SAM-dependent methyltransferase, whose translation is MLGMSEFDTLGDTYERSAVELPFREHVERHSVRQAVGDVTGLTVLDMGCGSGIYTRRLATWGARHVTGIDVSEGMLATGHEREHAQQAGVTYLRRDATRPGPAGDPLLDGTCDVVVSVYALCYAVTEQELTGFLTTARRALKPGGRLVAMTLNPDYGRGVRYYAGYGFSLTQHEEGEGAPVTLAATLPGGLPMSVTARWWSHRAYEKAASAAGFARSSWAVPTVSETGASQYGSAYWTAYLNAPQAVILNATVG